From the genome of Turicibacter faecis, one region includes:
- a CDS encoding glycosyltransferase family 2 protein, with product MDKVSIVVPIYNAQDKLKKCLKSLIHQTYRELEIILVNDGSTDRSQKICEQFLQKDSRILLINKKNEGSIATRQRGIDEATGKYIMFVDADDWVHPCMVERLMGQVADDPDIVVCNCYRVLSDRALLKRKNESHYFKENTTVKGDAIRTQIVEAFFHGHPFPATLYAKLFKSELLKESGQYVQRLKFLGDDLYLNLEVFLKANSIKIIDDPLYYYRAGGNTSRYMPHHFHDITEGYCIQKEVIEHYYQDSLSKHLGGISIMLLNSFKLSLQNLWASPMTDQEKAEMIKRYCEHPAIVEATMNADANKYFSADYLTAIKHQHVETLAQLGLSQYESFRKRQRKLALLAKVL from the coding sequence ATGGATAAAGTTAGTATCGTCGTTCCAATTTATAATGCCCAAGATAAATTAAAAAAGTGTTTAAAGTCATTAATCCATCAAACCTATCGTGAGTTAGAAATTATTCTTGTCAATGATGGATCAACGGATAGAAGTCAAAAAATTTGCGAGCAATTCTTACAGAAGGATTCTCGCATTCTTTTAATTAATAAAAAAAATGAAGGATCAATTGCTACTCGCCAACGTGGAATAGATGAAGCGACGGGGAAATATATCATGTTTGTCGATGCCGATGATTGGGTGCATCCATGTATGGTAGAACGATTAATGGGACAGGTAGCGGACGATCCAGATATCGTTGTTTGTAATTGCTATCGCGTTCTTAGTGATCGCGCGCTATTAAAACGAAAAAATGAGAGTCACTATTTTAAAGAAAATACAACCGTGAAGGGTGACGCGATCCGTACTCAAATTGTCGAAGCCTTCTTTCACGGACACCCGTTTCCGGCTACGCTATATGCGAAACTCTTTAAAAGTGAACTTCTCAAGGAAAGTGGTCAATATGTTCAACGCCTTAAGTTTTTAGGGGACGATCTATACTTGAATTTAGAAGTCTTCTTAAAAGCAAACTCAATTAAAATCATCGATGATCCCCTCTATTATTACCGAGCAGGCGGAAATACGTCGCGATATATGCCCCATCATTTTCACGATATAACGGAGGGGTACTGTATTCAAAAAGAAGTGATTGAACACTACTATCAGGATAGTTTGAGTAAGCATCTAGGTGGGATTAGTATCATGCTTCTTAATTCGTTTAAATTATCGTTACAGAACCTTTGGGCGAGTCCAATGACCGATCAGGAGAAGGCAGAGATGATTAAACGTTACTGTGAGCATCCTGCTATTGTGGAGGCAACGATGAATGCAGATGCGAATAAGTATTTTTCAGCAGACTACTTAACTGCGATTAAGCATCAACATGTTGAAACACTCGCACAGTTAGGGCTATCGCAATATGAGTCTTTTAGGAAACGTCAGCGAAAATTAGCGCTTCTCGCGAAAGTATTATAG
- a CDS encoding polysaccharide pyruvyl transferase family protein, giving the protein MKKIFVDVYLSFNFGDDLFLDILAKRFPHSQFTVNYVGENYEEFLKRYPNVKRRTYTSVHKVMQRLKIKDTLTDYQSIAKEQDALVFIGGSIFREESFHEALYADRLKMVQAFKALNKPVYIIGANFGPVKTQKFVEDYRRFYELCTDVCFRDQASYQIFQGMPNVRLAPDVIFSLDLENYTVKTPLKRVGFSVIDVHHKEGLADREEAYLQSTMQTIEQLTTEGYECWLLSFCANEGDTGVLHKLLERLPNSVKSHVKTYEYTGDIEALILLMSTFQMCVAARFHANIISLLLNVGIMPVIYSSKTTQMLKDLKLDHLLIEMDGLEQMHDEQTLRSAFNNKANIEQTKFDANRQFEALSKFIGQGND; this is encoded by the coding sequence ATGAAGAAGATATTTGTAGATGTTTATCTCTCATTTAATTTTGGGGATGATTTGTTCCTCGATATATTAGCTAAAAGATTTCCCCATTCACAGTTTACTGTTAACTATGTCGGGGAAAATTACGAGGAGTTTTTAAAAAGATACCCAAATGTTAAACGTCGCACGTATACCTCTGTTCACAAGGTCATGCAGCGATTAAAAATTAAAGATACGTTGACGGACTATCAATCGATTGCTAAGGAGCAAGATGCGTTAGTCTTTATCGGTGGATCTATCTTTCGTGAAGAATCCTTTCACGAAGCCTTGTACGCAGACCGTTTAAAAATGGTTCAAGCGTTTAAAGCACTAAATAAACCTGTCTATATTATAGGGGCCAACTTCGGTCCAGTTAAAACGCAAAAGTTTGTAGAGGATTATCGTCGCTTTTATGAGTTATGCACAGATGTGTGTTTTCGCGATCAAGCCTCGTATCAAATTTTCCAAGGCATGCCTAACGTTCGCCTAGCCCCTGACGTGATTTTTAGTTTAGATCTTGAAAACTATACTGTAAAAACGCCGCTTAAACGCGTTGGCTTTTCAGTCATCGACGTTCACCATAAAGAAGGATTAGCCGACCGCGAAGAGGCCTACTTACAATCGACGATGCAAACGATAGAACAACTCACAACAGAGGGATATGAATGCTGGTTACTCTCTTTTTGCGCCAATGAAGGAGATACGGGAGTTCTTCATAAACTATTAGAACGACTTCCTAATTCAGTTAAATCCCACGTCAAGACCTATGAGTATACGGGAGACATTGAGGCACTTATTTTACTCATGTCAACCTTCCAAATGTGTGTAGCGGCTCGCTTCCACGCCAATATTATTTCTTTATTATTAAACGTCGGGATTATGCCTGTAATTTATAGCTCTAAAACAACTCAGATGCTTAAAGACTTAAAACTTGATCACCTATTAATTGAGATGGACGGTCTAGAGCAAATGCATGATGAACAGACGTTAAGGAGTGCCTTTAATAATAAAGCAAATATCGAACAAACCAAATTCGATGCAAACCGTCAATTTGAGGCATTATCAAAATTTATAGGGCAGGGGAACGATTAA
- a CDS encoding glycosyltransferase family 32 protein encodes MKESVASIPKVIHYCWFGGAEKPAIVQKCINSWKTHLTDYEIIEWNEENFDIEAHPFTKAAYEIGNYAFVSDYVRVYALYHQGGIYLDTDTEIYQSLNPFLNEDSFWGFEEKNFIATSLIGAKPFNSLIQEFLAFYDTVELINKEGEVKKFTNVTVVTEILQNKGIQLNGAYQKIEGVMTLYPQEYFSPYDYINCYSKATPKTYAIHHFHKSWLPLSTRVKSGIKKGVVKVIGGQRLARLRQLKDQKLGGK; translated from the coding sequence ATGAAAGAGAGTGTGGCATCGATTCCTAAGGTGATTCATTATTGTTGGTTTGGTGGAGCAGAAAAACCGGCGATTGTTCAAAAGTGTATTAATAGTTGGAAAACCCATCTAACAGATTATGAAATTATCGAATGGAATGAAGAAAACTTTGATATAGAGGCGCATCCTTTTACAAAAGCCGCTTATGAGATAGGGAATTATGCCTTTGTTAGTGACTATGTACGGGTTTATGCGCTTTATCATCAGGGCGGAATTTATTTAGATACGGATACGGAGATTTATCAAAGTTTAAATCCATTTCTAAATGAGGACTCTTTTTGGGGATTTGAGGAGAAAAACTTTATTGCAACGAGTTTAATTGGAGCCAAGCCATTTAATTCATTAATCCAGGAGTTTTTAGCCTTTTATGATACAGTCGAGTTAATTAATAAGGAAGGCGAAGTAAAGAAATTTACGAATGTCACAGTTGTGACAGAGATCCTTCAAAATAAAGGGATTCAATTAAATGGGGCGTATCAAAAAATTGAGGGAGTGATGACGCTATATCCTCAAGAGTATTTTTCTCCATACGATTATATTAATTGCTATTCGAAGGCAACGCCAAAGACGTATGCCATCCATCACTTCCACAAAAGCTGGCTTCCACTTTCGACCCGTGTTAAATCGGGAATTAAGAAAGGGGTTGTGAAAGTCATTGGCGGGCAACGTCTAGCGAGGCTTAGACAACTTAAAGATCAGAAGTTAGGGGGAAAATAA
- a CDS encoding glycosyltransferase encodes MKKVLITSFDMEIGGVERSLIGLLSHFNYTDHEVDLLIYSHTGDFMTLLPSEPHLLPENPQYKTFRQGIKEVLLNRYFSLAVARLYANFAAKRYGRKHQFKESGIYQMQLIWEKCLPFLKPVEKEYDVAISYLWPHYFVATKVKAKTKIAWIHTDYSTMETDVEMDTKVWSQYDYIISISNHVTKSFLKQYPTLSNKIIMIENIISPSFIQAMSLEEASLPFYQNNFNLLSVGRLCYPKGYDHAIKALRILHDKGYTNIKWYVVGYGGDEPMLRELIAENGLEDSFILLGKQMNPYPYIKACDLYVQPSRYEGKAVTVTEAQILHKPVLITNYETAKSQLKDGFDGWITEKSIEGIAQGIEKLYLDVPLRETLVKGCEQTNYGNADELEKLYALFR; translated from the coding sequence ATGAAAAAAGTACTGATTACATCATTTGATATGGAAATAGGAGGCGTTGAGCGAAGTCTTATCGGATTATTGAGCCATTTTAATTATACAGATCATGAAGTCGATTTACTCATCTATAGCCATACCGGGGATTTCATGACACTGTTACCATCGGAGCCGCATTTATTACCAGAAAATCCGCAGTATAAGACGTTTAGACAGGGAATTAAAGAGGTCCTTTTAAATCGATATTTTTCATTAGCTGTTGCGCGACTCTATGCTAATTTTGCCGCGAAACGATATGGTCGTAAACATCAATTTAAAGAATCAGGTATTTACCAAATGCAATTGATTTGGGAAAAGTGTCTTCCGTTTCTTAAACCGGTTGAAAAGGAATATGATGTGGCGATTAGTTATTTGTGGCCGCACTATTTCGTCGCAACTAAGGTAAAGGCTAAAACAAAAATTGCGTGGATTCATACGGATTATTCGACGATGGAAACAGACGTAGAGATGGATACAAAAGTTTGGTCGCAATATGATTACATCATTTCCATTTCAAATCACGTGACGAAATCTTTTTTAAAGCAATACCCCACGTTATCAAATAAGATTATCATGATTGAAAATATTATTTCTCCTTCGTTTATTCAAGCGATGTCGTTAGAGGAAGCGTCTCTTCCCTTCTACCAGAATAACTTCAACCTTCTTTCAGTGGGAAGATTATGTTACCCAAAAGGATACGATCATGCGATTAAGGCGCTTCGAATTCTTCACGATAAAGGGTATACGAATATTAAGTGGTATGTGGTTGGATATGGTGGTGACGAGCCGATGCTAAGGGAATTAATTGCAGAAAATGGATTAGAGGATAGCTTTATTTTACTCGGCAAACAAATGAATCCTTATCCGTATATTAAGGCGTGTGATTTATACGTGCAACCGTCTCGATATGAGGGGAAAGCCGTGACTGTAACGGAGGCACAAATTTTACATAAACCCGTTTTAATCACTAATTATGAAACAGCAAAAAGTCAGTTGAAAGATGGATTTGATGGATGGATTACTGAAAAATCAATTGAGGGAATTGCTCAAGGGATAGAAAAGTTATATTTAGATGTCCCATTGCGAGAAACGTTAGTTAAAGGTTGCGAGCAAACGAATTACGGTAATGCGGACGAATTAGAAAAATTATATGCTTTATTTAGATAG
- a CDS encoding EpsG family protein, translating into MVVCLILVLISYLLLFMARQVENKNKGLALTTIGIVIVAFCLISGFRSNIGDTETYMQSYTVLANNQSMEFSQDVGFNTMSLFLTYLSPDPQLLILFTAIIIAVCNLVTLARYRKYSYYELQVYLYVTSGYFLTTMNGIRQALSAAILFSFTHLITKGKFLLYLIVVLVVSTFHQSALVMIPVYFLARLKPWSKRLMLISLAVFGFVIAFDMMLPFVFDVLQNTQYGYYEEYFMENNWGGSSLIRTVINYVPVGLAFMLRREIKEKWSESDIFVNMSLFNALVMTVSLKNWIFARFSYYFQPYNFVLLPLIVSVLPREKERRVLYYLLLVCYLIFMLVEQTGLVYESNYLNLF; encoded by the coding sequence ATGGTCGTTTGTTTAATATTAGTATTGATTTCATATCTTCTTCTTTTTATGGCCCGTCAAGTCGAAAATAAAAATAAGGGCTTGGCTTTAACAACGATCGGAATCGTTATTGTGGCTTTTTGTTTAATCTCAGGTTTTAGAAGTAATATTGGAGATACTGAAACTTACATGCAAAGTTACACCGTTTTAGCTAATAATCAGTCCATGGAATTTAGTCAGGATGTTGGCTTTAATACGATGAGTTTATTTTTAACTTACCTGTCCCCAGATCCGCAACTCTTGATTTTATTTACAGCAATTATTATTGCGGTCTGTAATCTAGTGACTTTGGCACGCTATCGAAAGTATAGTTATTATGAGCTTCAAGTGTATCTTTATGTTACAAGTGGATACTTTCTAACGACAATGAATGGAATCCGCCAGGCCCTATCAGCTGCGATTTTATTTTCCTTTACGCATCTTATTACAAAGGGGAAATTCCTCTTATATTTAATTGTGGTTTTAGTGGTTTCAACATTCCATCAATCAGCGTTAGTCATGATTCCTGTTTATTTTTTAGCGCGATTAAAACCGTGGTCAAAACGGTTAATGCTCATCTCATTAGCGGTGTTTGGCTTTGTTATCGCCTTTGATATGATGCTACCTTTTGTATTTGATGTCCTTCAAAATACACAGTATGGATATTACGAAGAGTATTTTATGGAAAATAACTGGGGGGGATCGAGCTTAATTCGTACCGTGATTAACTATGTACCCGTCGGACTTGCGTTTATGCTTCGTCGCGAAATTAAGGAGAAATGGAGCGAGAGTGATATTTTTGTCAATATGTCTTTATTTAATGCGTTAGTCATGACGGTATCATTAAAGAATTGGATCTTTGCCCGTTTTTCTTATTATTTTCAACCGTATAATTTTGTGCTTCTTCCCCTCATCGTGTCGGTCTTACCAAGAGAAAAAGAGCGAAGAGTACTTTATTATTTATTATTAGTCTGCTACTTAATTTTTATGTTAGTTGAGCAGACAGGATTAGTTTACGAATCCAATTATTTAAACTTATTTTAA
- a CDS encoding glycosyltransferase: MKKKLLFVIDSLPCAGAEKSLITLLSQLDYEQYEVDLQLFAYGWTLDELVPKEVNFLPPLSYTNYSKQSLKQMILNCRNLTQFKMIVARLRYSLFIRKGHLTNAQMARLYWQSIGSVIEKNEKVYDVAISYAQGIPTFYVADKTRAAKKYAWVNVSYTLGEEDRLFQEKYYQAYERIVAVSESAEEIFLESFPMFKDRMTIIYDINDYQMIKRMSELEPEFKLDVPHLKLLTIGRLDHQKGYDIALEAARLLKERGILFTWYVLGKGGLYDEIKQTIQKYGLEKEFILLGITANPYPMIKQCDIYVQTSKFEGYGLAIAEARMLNKPVVTTKFDAVFNQMVHEKNGLVTTMDGVGVADGIERLLKEPDLYHAIVDYLNQEKKGNVEEIAYFYQLIEKGTGRS, encoded by the coding sequence ATGAAGAAAAAATTATTATTTGTGATTGATTCCTTGCCGTGTGCAGGAGCTGAAAAAAGCTTAATTACGTTATTGTCTCAACTTGATTATGAGCAGTATGAAGTAGATTTACAGTTGTTCGCCTATGGATGGACATTAGATGAATTAGTTCCTAAGGAAGTGAATTTTTTACCGCCCCTTTCGTATACGAATTATTCTAAGCAAAGCCTGAAGCAGATGATTCTAAACTGTAGAAATCTTACCCAATTTAAAATGATTGTTGCCCGATTAAGATACTCGTTATTCATTCGTAAAGGACACTTAACCAATGCCCAAATGGCTCGTTTATATTGGCAAAGCATCGGTTCAGTTATCGAGAAAAATGAGAAGGTGTATGATGTCGCAATTAGTTACGCTCAAGGAATTCCAACTTTTTATGTGGCAGATAAGACGCGAGCGGCGAAAAAATATGCTTGGGTCAATGTTTCTTATACGCTAGGGGAAGAAGACCGGTTATTCCAAGAAAAATACTATCAAGCGTATGAGCGAATTGTAGCTGTCTCGGAATCAGCAGAAGAAATTTTCTTAGAAAGCTTTCCAATGTTTAAAGATCGAATGACAATTATTTATGACATCAATGATTATCAGATGATTAAGCGGATGTCTGAATTAGAACCAGAATTTAAGTTAGATGTGCCACACTTAAAGTTGTTAACGATCGGGCGTTTGGATCATCAAAAAGGATATGATATTGCTTTAGAAGCTGCTCGCCTACTTAAGGAAAGAGGGATTTTGTTTACTTGGTATGTCCTCGGAAAAGGGGGACTGTATGATGAAATCAAGCAAACGATTCAAAAGTACGGGCTAGAAAAAGAATTTATTTTGCTTGGAATTACTGCTAATCCTTATCCAATGATTAAACAATGTGATATTTATGTTCAAACTTCAAAATTTGAAGGATACGGGTTAGCCATTGCCGAAGCTAGGATGTTAAACAAGCCAGTCGTGACGACAAAGTTTGATGCCGTATTTAATCAAATGGTGCATGAGAAGAACGGATTGGTAACGACGATGGATGGAGTAGGCGTTGCAGATGGCATTGAACGTTTATTGAAAGAACCTGACCTTTATCACGCGATTGTTGATTACCTGAACCAGGAGAAAAAAGGTAACGTTGAAGAAATTGCGTATTTTTATCAATTAATTGAGAAGGGAACGGGTCGATCATGA
- a CDS encoding glycosyltransferase family 2 protein, translating into MNQVQVSIIIPVYNAKEYLAKCIEGVLNQTYSDFELILINDGSTDGSESILKEFCARDSRVQYYNQVNSGPSSARNYGLTKATGEFVCFIDADDYIPSEYLEKLMELAIKNDVVTCGYIEISPYGRVALNDFYRSSHSLTTDEFVEGVLRGVGGTLWGKVYRRSIIMEHQLQLNPQVYMCEDLLFNLDYAQYASHFGAIEECLYEYNRLNEGSITSKVTLPYLENNHVVIEKMRDLLGRLGWTQEKIDVILSNRMISLTLSIASNESANVNKVGLKKCCAQLDALLMDANVRQYFTNYEPMRGFLDRGGYYLKHRQLRRAVVSFYVTLQLRRIKLWIKKRSRV; encoded by the coding sequence ATGAATCAAGTACAAGTGAGCATCATTATTCCAGTCTATAATGCGAAAGAATATTTAGCAAAATGTATTGAAGGTGTGTTGAATCAAACGTATTCAGACTTCGAACTTATTTTAATTAATGATGGGTCAACCGACGGAAGTGAGTCTATTTTAAAAGAGTTTTGCGCTCGTGATTCCCGCGTTCAATATTATAATCAGGTCAATAGTGGACCCTCTTCAGCGAGAAATTATGGATTAACAAAAGCTACGGGTGAGTTTGTCTGCTTTATTGATGCGGATGATTATATTCCGAGCGAGTACCTTGAAAAATTGATGGAACTCGCCATCAAAAATGATGTAGTGACGTGCGGTTATATTGAAATCAGTCCATATGGACGCGTCGCTTTAAATGATTTTTATCGCTCAAGCCATTCACTCACAACCGATGAATTTGTTGAAGGTGTTTTAAGAGGAGTAGGGGGAACGCTTTGGGGAAAAGTTTACCGACGTTCGATTATCATGGAGCACCAGTTGCAGTTAAATCCGCAAGTTTATATGTGTGAAGATTTACTATTTAATTTGGATTATGCCCAATATGCCTCTCACTTTGGCGCGATTGAGGAATGTCTTTATGAATACAACCGATTAAATGAAGGGAGTATTACATCAAAGGTGACGCTTCCGTATCTTGAAAACAACCACGTGGTCATTGAAAAAATGCGCGACTTGTTAGGAAGGTTAGGATGGACTCAGGAAAAAATAGACGTTATTTTATCGAACCGAATGATTTCGTTGACGCTTTCCATTGCTTCAAATGAGTCGGCGAATGTCAATAAAGTGGGGTTAAAAAAGTGTTGTGCGCAATTAGACGCTTTATTAATGGATGCGAATGTACGACAATATTTTACGAATTATGAACCGATGAGGGGGTTTTTAGATCGAGGCGGGTATTATTTAAAACATAGACAATTAAGACGTGCTGTAGTTAGTTTTTATGTGACTTTACAATTGCGTCGTATCAAATTATGGATTAAGAAAAGGAGTAGGGTATGA
- a CDS encoding lipopolysaccharide biosynthesis protein produces the protein MRTSHSIKNITIGITTQIIITLLGFVSRRIFIDSLGTEYLGVNGVLTNVLTAMVLLEGGIGISIVYNLYKPLAENNQKLVTALIRLYKKAYLFLAAIIFLICLALFPFLDVLIKSETEIPYLGLVYWIFVAKCLASYLIADKTALINADQKGYILAKYNLYFQVLSMVVKIIILLATKNYVLFLAIELALYIIQNSYSVYLVKKMYPYLLMKEKCEIEPEVKANIITNVKAMFIQNIGYYAINGTDNLVITAFINVITVGFYSNYAMIISQLSNILNPIINGIGNSVGNLIATESKEKTYAIYNMTQLITFWVYSVCTIALFNVLEPFIDLWLGEGFLLDKVTFMIILLNFYLMGVHQTLKTFKSKAGLFAQDKYAYLIEGLLNLFLSIVFVQKLGLAGVFLGTTVSYLLVSFWNQPRILFHHYFHQPVFRYYLDYLMKVGLMIGAGYLSSVICQWITLPSLFLSIIFKGMVTVIVPSLIYAIIFYQTDAFQYIWNNLVKRMILSKIPVFKKYSS, from the coding sequence ATGAGAACAAGTCACTCCATTAAAAATATAACAATTGGGATTACGACCCAAATTATTATTACCCTGTTGGGATTTGTTTCAAGGCGAATCTTTATTGATAGCCTTGGAACAGAATATCTCGGAGTGAATGGGGTTTTAACGAATGTGTTAACAGCGATGGTTTTATTAGAGGGCGGTATTGGGATTAGTATTGTCTACAATTTATATAAACCGTTGGCTGAAAATAATCAGAAATTAGTGACGGCGCTAATCCGTCTGTATAAAAAAGCTTATTTGTTTTTGGCAGCTATCATCTTTCTTATTTGTTTAGCATTGTTTCCATTCTTAGATGTTTTGATTAAGTCTGAAACGGAGATTCCGTATTTAGGGCTCGTGTATTGGATTTTTGTTGCTAAATGTTTGGCTTCTTATTTAATTGCAGATAAAACAGCTTTGATTAATGCTGATCAAAAGGGATATATTTTAGCGAAGTATAATTTATACTTTCAAGTATTAAGCATGGTTGTTAAAATTATTATTTTGCTTGCGACGAAGAACTATGTCTTATTCTTAGCGATTGAGTTGGCTTTATATATTATTCAAAATAGTTATAGTGTTTATCTTGTGAAAAAGATGTATCCTTATCTTTTGATGAAGGAAAAATGCGAAATTGAGCCTGAGGTAAAAGCGAATATTATCACGAATGTGAAGGCGATGTTTATTCAAAACATTGGATATTATGCGATTAATGGGACGGATAATTTAGTTATCACGGCGTTTATTAATGTCATTACGGTTGGGTTTTATTCAAATTATGCCATGATTATTTCGCAGTTGAGTAATATTTTAAATCCGATTATTAATGGGATTGGAAATAGTGTTGGAAATTTAATTGCAACGGAGTCAAAGGAAAAGACGTATGCGATTTATAATATGACGCAACTGATTACCTTTTGGGTTTATTCGGTGTGTACGATTGCTCTTTTTAATGTGTTAGAGCCGTTTATTGATTTATGGCTTGGAGAAGGGTTCTTACTTGATAAGGTGACGTTTATGATTATTTTATTGAACTTTTATTTAATGGGGGTTCACCAGACGTTAAAGACTTTTAAAAGTAAGGCCGGGTTGTTTGCTCAGGATAAGTATGCGTATTTAATTGAAGGTCTTTTAAATTTATTTTTATCGATTGTGTTCGTGCAAAAATTAGGGCTTGCAGGTGTTTTCTTAGGAACAACGGTGAGTTATTTACTTGTTTCTTTTTGGAATCAACCGCGTATTTTATTCCACCATTATTTTCATCAACCGGTGTTTCGTTATTATTTAGATTATTTGATGAAGGTTGGATTAATGATTGGAGCGGGATATCTTTCATCTGTTATTTGCCAATGGATCACGCTTCCATCTTTATTCCTATCGATTATCTTCAAGGGGATGGTTACGGTCATCGTCCCAAGTTTGATTTATGCGATCATCTTTTATCAAACAGATGCGTTTCAGTATATTTGGAATAATCTTGTGAAACGAATGATTTTGAGTAAGATACCTGTCTTCAAAAAATATAGTTCATGA